The following coding sequences lie in one Hydrogenophaga sp. PBL-H3 genomic window:
- a CDS encoding c-type cytochrome — protein sequence MVKMSLARGVPALLGLVLWVGSPAWAQDISARLMACAACHGADGNSRLPNIPSLAGQPKVFVENQLVIIREGLREIPAMKGLLDGVSDAEITAMAVHFAKLPARSVPPPGDPELLAQGKVLAEGMRCGICHLPDYRGREQMPRLAGQREDYLLYSMQQFKNNQAIGRDTIMAASLYGVSDADIKSLAHFLARVAP from the coding sequence ATGGTGAAGATGTCACTTGCGCGGGGAGTGCCTGCACTCCTGGGGCTGGTTCTGTGGGTCGGCTCCCCGGCGTGGGCGCAAGACATCTCGGCGCGCTTGATGGCCTGCGCGGCCTGCCACGGGGCGGACGGCAACTCGCGCTTGCCCAACATCCCGTCGCTGGCCGGGCAGCCCAAGGTGTTCGTTGAAAACCAGCTCGTGATCATCCGCGAGGGGCTGCGCGAGATCCCGGCCATGAAGGGCCTGCTCGACGGTGTGAGCGACGCGGAGATCACCGCCATGGCGGTGCACTTTGCCAAGCTGCCGGCGCGCAGCGTGCCGCCACCGGGCGACCCCGAGCTCCTGGCGCAGGGCAAGGTGCTGGCCGAGGGCATGCGCTGCGGCATCTGCCACCTGCCGGACTACCGCGGGCGCGAACAGATGCCGCGACTGGCCGGGCAGCGCGAGGACTACCTGCTGTACTCGATGCAACAGTTCAAGAACAACCAGGCCATCGGGCGCGACACCATCATGGCCGCCTCGCTGTATGGCGTGTCCGACGCCGACATCAAGTCACTGGCGCATTTCCTGGCGCGCGTGGCGCCCTAG
- a CDS encoding IS630 family transposase — protein sequence MPNAYTRTNVVTLTEMERAELTSMARSRSLPAALALRARIVLACEGSDIASTQVAKALGLDRNTVNKWRGRYVRDRIAGLYDELRPGRPRTVDDERVAQLITKTLHTKPADGSTHWSTRGLAGETGISKSTVARYLQAFQLKPHRVESFKLSTDPLFIEKLRDVVGLYLNPPENALVLCVDEKSQCQALERTQPMLPMGLGYVEGVTHDYVRHGTTTLFAALNVMNGQVLAQCRPRHRHQEFLDFLRTIDKAVPQALDVHCIADNYASHKHPKVRAWLAQRPRWHMHFVPTYSSWLNQVERFFAIITDKAIRRGSFKSVKELTNKINSFVSQYNENCKPFTWMATADSILEKLARLCGRINGTGH from the coding sequence ATGCCCAACGCATACACCCGTACCAATGTGGTCACGCTGACCGAGATGGAGCGTGCCGAATTGACCTCGATGGCGAGATCGCGCTCGCTGCCTGCTGCCCTTGCCTTGAGAGCGCGGATTGTGCTGGCCTGTGAAGGATCGGACATTGCGAGCACGCAGGTTGCCAAAGCGCTAGGGCTGGATCGAAACACGGTGAACAAGTGGCGCGGTCGGTATGTGCGAGATCGCATCGCTGGTCTGTACGATGAGTTGCGCCCGGGACGGCCGCGCACGGTCGATGATGAGCGAGTCGCGCAGCTGATCACCAAGACATTGCACACCAAGCCTGCAGATGGCTCGACGCACTGGAGCACTCGGGGCTTGGCGGGCGAGACAGGCATCAGCAAGAGCACGGTGGCGCGCTACCTGCAGGCGTTCCAACTCAAGCCGCACCGTGTGGAGAGCTTCAAGTTGTCGACCGATCCCCTGTTCATCGAGAAGCTTCGCGATGTGGTCGGGCTGTACCTGAATCCTCCTGAGAACGCGCTGGTGCTATGCGTCGATGAGAAAAGTCAGTGCCAAGCGTTGGAGCGCACTCAGCCCATGCTGCCGATGGGGTTGGGCTATGTGGAAGGCGTGACCCACGACTATGTGCGCCATGGAACGACCACGCTGTTTGCCGCGCTCAACGTGATGAATGGGCAGGTGCTGGCGCAATGCCGCCCGAGGCACCGGCACCAGGAGTTTCTGGACTTCCTGCGCACGATCGACAAGGCGGTGCCGCAGGCACTGGACGTGCACTGCATCGCCGACAACTACGCCAGCCACAAGCACCCGAAGGTGCGCGCCTGGCTCGCACAGCGGCCACGCTGGCATATGCACTTCGTGCCGACCTACTCGAGCTGGCTCAATCAGGTCGAACGCTTCTTCGCCATCATCACCGACAAGGCGATCCGTCGCGGCTCGTTCAAAAGCGTCAAGGAGCTGACGAACAAGATCAACTCATTCGTCAGTCAATACAACGAGAACTGCAAGCCCTTCACCTGGATGGCAACAGCCGACTCGATCCTCGAAAAGCTCGCCCGGCTATGCGGACGAATTAACGGGACAGGACACTAG
- a CDS encoding response regulator, with amino-acid sequence MNPSTPNATPERRRVLIVDDDPTMVHVLARTLMDCAQLYFSVRGEDALKKLDAHQPDLMLIDVDMPDLNGYEVMQRMLQNPRTQGTQVIMVTSHTEESFRRRAMELGAVDFFLKPVNRAEVRERVDQLINQQVETIELSFSDRGDFTSKTGRAAEADVRRPPQSPRAAQESDFAPTDILEAFTTPLPLLNLPPTPVKPLKPVKQATPPKPQVAQGTDQITSELFERMSAILEQTESIRHTDQKTLSPAVSHRIARIEEECAEVIQLLVTLSDAQA; translated from the coding sequence GTGAACCCGTCAACCCCCAATGCCACACCCGAACGCCGCCGGGTGCTGATCGTCGATGACGATCCGACCATGGTGCATGTGCTTGCGCGCACACTGATGGACTGTGCTCAGCTGTATTTCTCGGTGCGCGGTGAAGACGCCCTGAAAAAACTCGACGCGCACCAGCCCGACCTGATGCTGATCGACGTCGACATGCCCGACCTGAACGGCTACGAGGTGATGCAGCGCATGCTGCAAAACCCCAGGACGCAGGGCACGCAGGTGATCATGGTGACCTCGCACACCGAAGAAAGCTTTCGCCGCCGGGCGATGGAGCTTGGCGCGGTGGACTTCTTCCTCAAGCCGGTCAACCGGGCCGAAGTGCGCGAGCGTGTCGATCAGCTGATCAACCAGCAGGTCGAGACGATCGAGCTCAGTTTTTCGGACCGTGGCGACTTCACCAGCAAGACCGGGCGTGCCGCCGAAGCCGATGTTCGCCGCCCCCCACAGAGCCCGCGGGCGGCCCAAGAGTCCGATTTCGCACCGACCGACATCCTGGAAGCGTTCACCACACCCTTGCCCCTGCTGAACCTGCCACCCACGCCGGTGAAGCCACTGAAGCCGGTGAAGCAGGCGACCCCGCCCAAGCCCCAGGTCGCACAGGGCACCGACCAGATCACCTCGGAGCTCTTCGAGCGCATGTCGGCCATCCTGGAGCAGACCGAATCGATCCGCCACACCGACCAGAAGACCCTGTCACCGGCCGTGTCCCACCGCATCGCCCGCATCGAGGAAGAGTGCGCCGAGGTGATCCAGCTGCTGGTGACCCTGAGCGACGCGCAGGCTTGA